In Terriglobales bacterium, a genomic segment contains:
- a CDS encoding dihydrofolate reductase family protein codes for MSKLIYIANASLDGYVEDETGSFGWANPDQVHAFITELLRSIGTHLYGRRLYETMAYWDAPVESYPPEHRDFARVWQKSEKIVFSRTLTGATTRNTRIERDFDIEAVRKLKRKSEHDIFIGGAELAGLALEADLVDECHLFLHPVIVGGGKPAFRAALRRKLELLETRRFGTGAIHVRYRIPGGTP; via the coding sequence ATGTCGAAGTTGATCTACATCGCCAATGCGTCGCTCGACGGTTACGTGGAGGACGAAACCGGTTCCTTCGGTTGGGCCAATCCCGATCAAGTTCACGCGTTCATCACTGAGTTGTTGCGGTCGATCGGAACCCATCTCTATGGGCGGCGACTCTATGAGACGATGGCGTACTGGGATGCGCCGGTGGAGAGCTATCCACCCGAACACCGCGACTTCGCACGGGTCTGGCAGAAGAGCGAGAAGATCGTCTTTTCACGAACGCTGACCGGCGCTACAACACGCAACACGCGTATCGAGCGGGACTTTGACATTGAGGCCGTTCGGAAGCTCAAGCGGAAATCGGAGCACGACATCTTCATTGGCGGCGCCGAGCTTGCGGGGCTGGCGCTCGAAGCCGATCTCGTCGACGAATGTCATCTGTTTCTCCACCCGGTGATCGTCGGCGGCGGAAAGCCGGCATTCCGAGCCGCCTTACGACGGAAACTCGAACTCCTTGAGACGCGCCGTTTCGGCACCGGAGCAATCCACGTGCGCTATCGCATACCAGGCGGTACTCCTTAA
- a CDS encoding aspartyl protease family protein, with the protein MPRATLPLHRSNPVSRRCLTSLATLAAAVLLLLSPVAVGDDTKPVTANPDLTAADQLYRTGKFAEAEAGYQALLKANPKLAPAQVGLVRAMLRQQKIDESFDTVSTALAAQPNSAALMAAKGDVQFRRGEMSDAEIAYLAAKRLDPKEVRAHLGLARLYRAYSLYRKAYDELQIAHDIAPDDMDVQRAWWGMLPRNQRLAAMQAYLAGYQPDDPEEALRMEEYLEFLKATADKPLHVCRLAGKVEQTATKLEIMYADSRRMRGIGLSVKLNGHNTRLLLDTGAGGIMVSRKVGEKAGLTRISSAHYGGIGDKGMQTGYTAVADSIRVGELEFEDCVVRVSDKRSVADEDGLIGADVFEGYLIDIDLPGMRLNLSPLPKRPEDTVAPKSLNTEGEEQATAEQKEGGATEQAAHDQKSAAPAPKSAQRLPRDRYIAPEMANWTKVFRFGHGLLVPTSVNDSKPMLFALDTGAFNNILSVRAGRQVSKVGSEDRLRVRGLSGEVNKVYSSAKATLRFGHLQQANLDMITLDLSTLGRHTGTEVSGFLGFGMLRLLDVKLDYRDGLVSFEYDPKRVPINLR; encoded by the coding sequence ATGCCCCGTGCTACCCTGCCGCTTCACCGGAGCAATCCTGTGTCACGCCGTTGTCTTACTTCTCTTGCGACCCTTGCTGCCGCTGTCCTTCTTCTCCTGTCCCCCGTAGCGGTCGGCGACGACACAAAACCTGTCACTGCCAACCCCGATCTGACGGCTGCCGACCAGCTTTACCGGACGGGCAAGTTTGCGGAAGCCGAAGCAGGCTATCAGGCGCTGCTCAAAGCCAACCCGAAGCTCGCGCCTGCTCAGGTGGGACTCGTCCGGGCGATGCTGCGCCAGCAGAAGATCGATGAATCTTTCGACACCGTCAGCACCGCGCTGGCCGCGCAGCCCAATTCGGCGGCGCTGATGGCGGCAAAAGGCGATGTCCAGTTCCGTCGCGGCGAAATGTCCGATGCCGAGATTGCATACCTCGCGGCAAAGAGACTTGATCCCAAAGAAGTGCGTGCTCATCTCGGGCTGGCCCGGCTGTACCGCGCCTACTCGCTTTATCGCAAAGCCTACGACGAGTTACAGATCGCGCACGATATCGCCCCTGACGACATGGACGTGCAGCGTGCGTGGTGGGGCATGCTTCCGCGCAATCAGAGGTTGGCGGCAATGCAGGCTTACCTTGCTGGATACCAGCCCGATGATCCAGAAGAAGCCCTCCGGATGGAAGAGTACTTGGAATTCCTGAAGGCGACAGCGGACAAGCCCCTACACGTTTGCAGGCTGGCCGGTAAAGTTGAACAGACCGCGACGAAGCTGGAGATCATGTATGCGGACTCGCGCCGGATGCGTGGCATAGGCTTGTCCGTAAAGCTTAACGGCCACAATACCCGCTTGCTGCTCGACACGGGCGCGGGCGGCATCATGGTGAGCCGGAAGGTAGGGGAAAAAGCTGGGCTGACCCGCATCTCTTCGGCGCATTACGGCGGCATCGGCGACAAAGGCATGCAGACCGGCTACACGGCGGTCGCCGATAGCATCCGGGTGGGCGAACTGGAATTCGAAGACTGCGTGGTGCGCGTAAGCGACAAACGCTCCGTGGCCGACGAGGATGGATTGATTGGTGCCGACGTGTTCGAAGGTTATCTCATTGACATCGATCTTCCGGGAATGCGGCTCAACCTATCCCCGCTGCCAAAGCGACCCGAAGACACGGTTGCCCCCAAATCACTGAACACCGAGGGGGAGGAGCAGGCGACGGCTGAACAGAAAGAGGGCGGCGCGACCGAACAGGCCGCGCACGATCAAAAATCTGCCGCGCCTGCTCCGAAGTCCGCGCAACGTCTCCCCAGAGATCGGTATATTGCGCCTGAGATGGCCAACTGGACGAAAGTCTTCCGCTTTGGGCACGGCCTGCTGGTGCCGACTAGCGTGAACGATTCGAAGCCGATGCTGTTCGCGCTCGATACGGGCGCGTTCAACAATATTCTCTCGGTTCGTGCGGGGCGGCAGGTCAGCAAGGTGGGTTCCGAGGATCGGCTGCGCGTCCGAGGTCTCAGCGGTGAGGTGAACAAGGTCTACAGTTCAGCCAAGGCCACTCTGCGCTTCGGGCACTTGCAACAGGCGAATTTGGATATGATCACGCTAGACCTGTCGACACTCGGCCGTCATACAGGAACGGAGGTTTCCGGATTTCTGGGGTTTGGGATGCTCCGCCTGCTTGACGTCAAGCTCGATTACCGCGACGGTCTGGTGAGTTTCGAGTACGACCCCAAACGGGTACCGATTAACCTTCGATAG
- a CDS encoding M24 family metallopeptidase codes for MRRFLRVLICAYLILVITTFSPAADRAGIKLLPWSQQIDIRESWLPKRYELLHQIMRSRGISMFIVVNEEFHDDPMTQYIAPPRPYVGGRDIFVFVDDASPTLKKYAITGYAEENIKRFFETSDEPRPADKVLAELYAKYQPKKIALSIGGKRGVTRSLTHDSYLFLSKALGEEATSRFVSAADLQEDFMDTRIPEETDVYIPLVLLTENLAHTALSSRVIKPGRTTVRDVRRWLYDALWAHGVTTWFEPDLRVQRKGKPNDTSRGFLAVAPESTVIQPGDLVHLDFGITYVGLNTDWQKMAYVLRPGEHDVPDGIKRALANTNSLQEALMVRASRLGRTAGEVYNATMAEMQQKGIEAKIYSHPLGNQGHGLGASIDFRSAKREKEEGTQLESKHLRKGSWMAIELNTLTAIPEWDGQKVYIMEEDPAYLSDEGWKNFIPHQTALYLIR; via the coding sequence ATGCGGCGTTTCTTACGTGTCCTAATCTGCGCCTATCTGATCCTCGTTATTACAACGTTCTCTCCCGCCGCCGATCGCGCCGGCATCAAGCTGCTTCCCTGGTCACAGCAGATTGACATTCGCGAGAGCTGGCTGCCGAAGCGTTATGAATTGCTCCACCAGATCATGCGTAGCCGTGGCATCAGCATGTTCATTGTCGTCAACGAGGAGTTCCACGACGATCCCATGACGCAGTACATCGCTCCGCCGCGTCCGTACGTCGGCGGGCGCGACATCTTTGTCTTCGTCGATGACGCTAGTCCCACTCTCAAGAAGTACGCCATCACCGGCTACGCCGAGGAGAACATAAAGCGCTTTTTCGAGACCTCCGACGAACCGCGCCCCGCCGACAAGGTCCTCGCCGAACTCTACGCAAAATATCAGCCGAAAAAGATCGCGCTAAGTATAGGCGGCAAACGTGGCGTCACCCGCAGCCTCACCCATGACAGCTATCTCTTTCTGTCCAAAGCCCTCGGCGAGGAAGCCACTTCGCGCTTCGTGAGCGCCGCCGATCTCCAGGAGGACTTCATGGACACGCGCATCCCCGAGGAGACCGATGTCTACATACCTCTCGTGCTACTCACCGAGAACCTCGCGCACACCGCGCTCTCCAGTCGCGTCATCAAGCCCGGCAGGACCACCGTTCGCGACGTGCGCCGCTGGCTCTATGACGCGTTGTGGGCCCATGGAGTAACGACCTGGTTCGAACCCGACCTCCGCGTGCAGCGGAAAGGCAAGCCCAACGACACCTCGCGTGGATTCCTTGCCGTCGCGCCCGAAAGCACCGTCATCCAACCCGGCGACCTTGTCCATCTCGACTTCGGTATTACCTACGTGGGGCTCAACACCGACTGGCAGAAGATGGCATACGTGCTTCGACCCGGCGAGCACGACGTGCCAGACGGCATCAAGAGAGCACTGGCCAACACGAACTCACTTCAGGAGGCACTCATGGTGCGCGCCTCGCGTCTTGGACGCACTGCCGGCGAGGTTTACAACGCAACCATGGCGGAGATGCAACAGAAAGGGATTGAGGCCAAAATCTATAGCCATCCTCTTGGCAACCAGGGCCACGGTCTCGGTGCTTCCATCGACTTTCGTAGCGCTAAACGCGAGAAAGAAGAAGGCACCCAACTCGAGAGCAAGCACCTGCGCAAAGGCTCATGGATGGCCATCGAACTGAATACTCTGACCGCCATCCCCGAGTGGGATGGGCAAAAGGTCTACATCATGGAAGAAGATCCCGCCTACCTCTCCGATGAGGGCTGGAAAAACTTCATCCCACACCAGACCGCGCTTTACCTCATCCGCTGA
- a CDS encoding dihydrofolate reductase family protein: MEKAEPCGIPWYEIMRYWDEDLPDWDAEDRDFAVAWRSQPKWVVSRSLKSAGPNTTLVADDFEKVIRRLKAELAGEIQVGGPVLAQSLTEAGLIDEYRLYLRPVVLGGGTPFFAGPRPPLHLGASDLIADDFIRLTYVPA, from the coding sequence TTGGAAAAAGCGGAGCCATGCGGAATTCCCTGGTACGAGATCATGCGTTATTGGGACGAAGATCTTCCTGATTGGGACGCGGAGGACCGTGACTTCGCGGTGGCGTGGCGGAGCCAGCCGAAGTGGGTCGTGTCGCGTTCCCTCAAGTCAGCTGGCCCCAACACCACGCTTGTCGCGGATGATTTCGAGAAGGTGATACGCAGGCTGAAGGCTGAGCTGGCTGGCGAGATTCAAGTTGGCGGACCAGTCCTGGCGCAAAGCCTGACCGAGGCCGGTCTTATCGATGAGTATCGACTCTACCTCCGCCCCGTCGTGCTTGGTGGTGGCACGCCATTCTTCGCCGGCCCCCGGCCGCCGCTCCACCTGGGGGCCAGCGATTTAATCGCCGATGACTTTATTCGGTTGACGTACGTTCCTGCCTAA
- a CDS encoding HYR domain-containing protein — MFRSFAARGFFVLVLLLANFGFAQVKSWDAARDFSGAQNPNAAWTYGWKPSIAGGLTPFPNYEQSLATLPGRDAWQDLSRSSLLGVYHNSVGATGDIPTNMLLLQPDATGDLAVIEWTAPANMAVNIQGMFQTQDTTAAQVKIVSSVGGTRFSGTVSNTTTTTSFGLFLNVTAGQTLDFTVSGGAAGLNLVISNLMLVGNSSIQNISATDTRLRLNPSLNDQVGGAWTLTKQRFDDGFDTTFLFQISQLVNGGADGFAFVIQNSSPTVLGGGGGGFGFDGIPSSLAIEFDTFLNASVGDPNNNHISVQTLGVNPNSAKENVASIGESTQIPNLKDGNWHLVHVHYAVRPTAQLSIYFDNINTPALVVAVDIVSKLQLPDGTAWVGLTGATGGATEVHDIQNWHFFSYDLHPPVLNLPANMTVEGNVLNGAIVHYTVSAVDTVDGPRPISCTPSSGGVFAVGNTTVNCSSTDLSGNTANGSFVITVTDTTAPNVVAPLSVTAAAVNSSGATVSYIATADDIVDGAIVPNCFPASGSMFPLGTTTVTCTAKDKAGNIASQSFPLTVADETLPVISGLVDIQLEATGLTTTVSWPGVTATDNVDGTVPVLCTPASGSQFAVGSVTVQCKATDAAGNTAAGSFVVTVKDTTPPLISNLPSSITAEATSASGSVVTWSGPTANDLVDGTVAVICAPSSGSVFPLGSTTVSCSATDGHGNSSSGKFTVMVRDTTPPVISGLPSNLILEATAPSGAIATWTSPTASDVVDGSVPVNCLPASGSTFALGTSSIGCSASDARGNTSTKQFSVTVQDTTPPVISNLPADLTLVASSSSGGVATWSSPIATDLVDGTVSVTCLPASGSVFPVGTTAVGCSATDAHHNISAKNFTVTVQSPLPPVVSCGKPDGVWHASDIAIVCTANGGGSSLVNIANESFVLTTNVPVGSENANAATNSVTVCNVAGKCTTAGPIFGLKVDKRAPQISITTPANATYALHQPVATFYSCADGGSGLATCSGTVANGAALDTASVGAKQFTVNAGDNVGNASSASVSYSVGYSVCVLGHSEPKHEDSDIPVRLELCDYNGRNVSSPSVEVFAVAVVGANGNMPMMAAGHANPGLRFRYVGDRDRGAYIFNLKTKGFAAGTYQLLVKVGGDPTLHTLTFQVRGGRENEGRDGHK, encoded by the coding sequence ATGTTCCGATCCTTTGCTGCCCGAGGTTTTTTTGTCCTGGTGCTGTTGCTGGCCAACTTCGGCTTCGCCCAAGTCAAAAGTTGGGACGCGGCACGCGATTTCAGTGGGGCACAGAATCCGAACGCGGCATGGACCTATGGCTGGAAGCCCTCTATTGCCGGCGGCCTAACTCCATTTCCAAACTACGAGCAGAGCTTGGCAACACTTCCGGGACGCGATGCCTGGCAGGACCTGAGCCGCAGCAGTCTCCTCGGCGTGTATCACAACAGCGTGGGCGCGACCGGCGACATTCCGACGAACATGCTCCTGCTGCAGCCCGACGCGACGGGCGATCTCGCCGTGATCGAGTGGACTGCCCCCGCCAACATGGCGGTGAACATCCAAGGAATGTTTCAGACGCAGGACACAACCGCCGCACAGGTGAAAATCGTCAGCAGCGTAGGCGGCACGCGCTTCAGCGGCACGGTGAGCAACACCACCACCACCACATCGTTCGGGCTGTTTCTGAATGTCACCGCGGGCCAAACACTTGACTTCACTGTTTCCGGCGGCGCTGCCGGCCTCAACCTCGTTATCAGCAACTTGATGTTGGTGGGAAACAGCAGTATTCAGAACATCTCTGCCACCGACACCCGCTTGCGCCTCAACCCGAGCCTCAACGACCAAGTCGGTGGAGCCTGGACACTGACTAAGCAGCGCTTTGACGACGGTTTTGACACGACTTTCCTGTTCCAGATCTCACAGCTCGTGAACGGCGGTGCGGACGGTTTCGCGTTTGTCATTCAGAATTCGTCGCCGACGGTGTTGGGCGGCGGTGGCGGCGGATTTGGATTCGACGGCATTCCCTCCAGCCTTGCGATTGAGTTTGATACGTTCCTGAACGCATCTGTGGGTGATCCCAACAACAATCACATCAGTGTGCAGACGCTGGGAGTGAACCCGAATTCCGCGAAAGAGAACGTAGCTTCGATCGGCGAGAGCACGCAGATCCCGAACTTGAAAGACGGCAATTGGCACCTGGTCCATGTGCACTACGCCGTGCGACCGACTGCGCAACTTTCGATTTACTTCGACAACATCAACACGCCAGCCCTGGTCGTTGCGGTGGACATCGTCTCCAAGTTGCAACTGCCGGATGGAACGGCGTGGGTGGGATTGACCGGCGCGACCGGCGGCGCAACCGAGGTACACGACATTCAGAACTGGCACTTCTTCAGCTATGACCTGCACCCACCCGTTTTGAACTTGCCGGCAAATATGACTGTCGAAGGCAATGTCCTGAACGGCGCGATCGTCCACTACACAGTAAGCGCCGTCGACACGGTTGATGGACCGCGTCCCATCAGTTGCACGCCTTCGAGCGGCGGCGTTTTCGCGGTCGGCAACACCACCGTCAACTGCTCGTCAACCGATCTCAGCGGCAACACCGCAAACGGCAGCTTCGTGATAACGGTGACCGACACCACGGCGCCGAACGTTGTAGCTCCGCTGTCGGTTACTGCCGCTGCCGTGAACAGCAGTGGCGCAACGGTAAGCTACATCGCGACGGCGGATGACATCGTGGATGGCGCAATCGTTCCCAATTGCTTTCCGGCGTCCGGAAGTATGTTTCCGCTGGGAACGACGACGGTCACCTGCACCGCCAAGGACAAGGCCGGCAACATCGCATCCCAGAGTTTCCCACTCACCGTGGCGGATGAAACTCTGCCGGTGATCAGTGGCTTGGTTGACATCCAACTCGAAGCGACGGGGCTAACCACCACCGTTTCCTGGCCGGGCGTCACTGCGACTGACAACGTCGACGGAACTGTGCCGGTGCTGTGCACTCCCGCGTCGGGATCACAGTTTGCCGTGGGCAGCGTCACGGTGCAGTGCAAAGCGACTGATGCTGCCGGCAACACGGCGGCGGGATCATTTGTCGTGACGGTGAAAGATACGACACCACCGTTGATCAGTAATCTGCCGTCGAGCATCACCGCTGAAGCGACTTCCGCGTCGGGGTCCGTGGTCACATGGTCCGGGCCGACCGCAAATGACCTGGTGGACGGCACGGTCGCGGTGATCTGTGCTCCGTCATCGGGTTCGGTGTTCCCGCTCGGATCGACGACGGTAAGTTGTTCCGCTACGGACGGGCACGGCAACAGCAGCAGCGGCAAATTTACCGTCATGGTTCGGGATACCACGCCGCCGGTCATCAGCGGCTTGCCATCGAACTTGATTCTAGAAGCGACAGCTCCAAGCGGCGCGATTGCGACTTGGACATCTCCGACTGCGAGCGATGTTGTTGATGGATCTGTGCCGGTGAACTGCTTGCCGGCATCCGGATCCACATTCGCGCTTGGAACCAGCAGCATAGGGTGCTCAGCTAGCGACGCGCGCGGCAATACCAGCACGAAGCAGTTCTCGGTGACCGTGCAGGACACAACTCCTCCGGTCATTAGCAATCTGCCGGCTGACCTCACGTTGGTGGCGAGCAGTTCATCCGGTGGAGTGGCGACTTGGAGTTCGCCAATCGCTACCGACCTGGTGGACGGCACGGTGTCGGTTACTTGCCTGCCCGCTTCTGGCTCGGTGTTTCCGGTTGGAACGACAGCCGTCGGCTGCTCGGCGACCGACGCGCACCACAATATCAGCGCCAAGAACTTCACCGTCACGGTTCAAAGCCCGCTGCCGCCGGTGGTTTCCTGCGGCAAGCCCGACGGTGTCTGGCATGCCTCCGACATCGCCATCGTTTGCACGGCGAATGGCGGCGGCTCTAGCCTGGTTAATATCGCCAATGAATCCTTCGTTCTGACTACCAACGTGCCCGTCGGCAGCGAGAACGCAAACGCTGCTACCAATAGCGTCACCGTATGCAATGTCGCCGGCAAGTGCACGACCGCCGGACCGATCTTCGGCCTCAAAGTGGACAAACGCGCCCCGCAGATCTCGATCACCACACCTGCGAATGCGACGTACGCGTTGCACCAGCCGGTCGCTACGTTCTATTCGTGTGCTGATGGCGGATCGGGTCTGGCGACGTGCAGCGGTACGGTGGCCAATGGCGCCGCGCTCGACACTGCGTCCGTCGGCGCAAAGCAGTTCACGGTAAATGCCGGCGACAATGTCGGCAACGCTTCCAGTGCATCGGTGAGCTACAGCGTGGGGTACAGTGTGTGTGTGCTTGGCCACAGTGAGCCGAAACACGAAGACAGCGACATACCGGTTCGCTTGGAACTCTGTGACTACAACGGCCGGAACGTCTCTTCGCCGTCAGTGGAGGTGTTCGCGGTTGCTGTTGTCGGTGCTAACGGAAACATGCCGATGATGGCTGCCGGTCACGCTAACCCCGGCCTGCGCTTCCGCTATGTCGGTGACCGCGACAGAGGCGCCTACATCTTCAACCTGAAGACGAAAGGCTTCGCCGCGGGAACATACCAACTGCTGGTCAAGGTTGGAGGCGATCCCACTCTGCACACGCTGACATTCCAAGTACGGGGTGGAAGAGAAAACGAGGGGCGGGACGGTCACAAGTAG
- a CDS encoding bifunctional YncE family protein/alkaline phosphatase family protein, with product MVELGSLPINLVLAPEAGKAVAVLSGFREQGVQVVDLIARKVTQTLLQDGAFYGAAFSPDGHHLYVSGGNTDLLFVYAWKDGAATLENKFVLAKAKAEDGTGTSYPAGMVVAPNGKFVYVTENVGDRIAIVNTATGEVAQRFPTDHYPYGIALAADGHVFVSAWGGRTISEFRVLPDGRLAYLGRMEVGRHPSALAAKGARLYVALAGSDRVAIVDTRLRRIARYLHDAAPGAPPEGSTPNAVALSRDGKRLLVAEADNNAIAIFDVPSGKLLGRVPTDWYPTAIAEVGDKLLILSGKGHGTHANPDGPVPLTNWPFGNPKAYTLGQLNGTLRVLPAFPSPAQFARLTQRVAAANNWQARPAARRYPPFHHVIYIIKENRTYDQVLGDMKDGDGDASLVYFPDITITPNHHQLARRFGLFDRFFVNAEVSSQGHIWSTAAYATDYGEKVIPSGYAGKRADMDGEESTEPERGFLWTLANREGITFRDYGEMVHGNPGWPVTQHDLGGDINRDYPPMDFTTPDQKRADVWIADLQRYVREGNMPQLELLWLPMDHLAAARPGKCTPRACMADNDLALGRIVQALSHSPYWKDTVIFVVEDDAQAGPDHTDSHRAPFYAISAYNRPGTLHRFINTTDVIAAIEDILGMGRLSKFDYFSRPLSDIFASTPDLAPYDPLTPTQDLNEKNPKNTPAARLSEGLDLSAPDRVDDQLYNRILWLMLKGDAPPPVAQNHAPLHALQSSK from the coding sequence GTGGTCGAGCTGGGCAGCCTGCCAATCAATCTCGTGCTCGCACCCGAGGCGGGCAAGGCCGTGGCTGTGCTCAGCGGCTTCCGCGAGCAGGGCGTCCAAGTCGTCGATCTGATCGCACGGAAGGTCACGCAGACCCTGCTCCAGGACGGCGCGTTCTACGGGGCTGCCTTTTCGCCCGATGGCCATCACCTGTACGTCTCCGGCGGAAACACCGACTTGCTATTCGTTTATGCATGGAAGGATGGCGCGGCCACGCTCGAGAACAAATTCGTGCTGGCAAAGGCGAAGGCCGAGGATGGCACCGGGACCAGCTATCCCGCAGGCATGGTGGTTGCGCCCAACGGTAAGTTCGTTTATGTCACGGAAAACGTCGGCGACCGAATTGCGATAGTGAATACGGCGACGGGCGAGGTCGCGCAGCGCTTCCCTACCGATCATTATCCCTACGGCATTGCGCTCGCCGCGGATGGGCACGTGTTCGTTTCCGCCTGGGGCGGCAGAACGATCTCAGAGTTCCGCGTGCTACCGGACGGAAGGCTCGCATACCTAGGCAGGATGGAGGTCGGTCGGCATCCATCGGCGCTGGCAGCAAAGGGAGCGAGACTGTACGTCGCGCTCGCGGGCAGCGACCGCGTAGCGATCGTCGACACGAGGCTGCGGCGGATTGCGCGCTACCTGCACGATGCCGCGCCAGGCGCACCGCCGGAGGGCAGCACCCCCAATGCCGTCGCGCTCAGCCGCGATGGCAAACGTCTGCTCGTCGCGGAAGCCGACAACAATGCCATCGCCATATTCGACGTGCCCAGCGGAAAATTGCTTGGAAGGGTTCCGACCGACTGGTATCCGACTGCGATCGCCGAAGTGGGTGACAAGCTACTTATCCTCTCCGGCAAAGGACATGGCACCCATGCGAACCCGGATGGCCCCGTTCCACTCACCAATTGGCCGTTCGGGAATCCGAAAGCTTACACGCTGGGACAATTGAACGGCACGCTGCGCGTGCTCCCCGCATTTCCTTCCCCGGCACAGTTTGCTCGCCTGACACAGCGGGTTGCGGCGGCAAATAACTGGCAAGCGCGGCCCGCGGCGAGGCGCTATCCGCCCTTCCATCACGTCATCTACATCATCAAGGAGAACCGGACCTACGATCAGGTGCTGGGTGATATGAAGGACGGCGACGGCGATGCCAGCCTCGTCTATTTTCCCGATATCACCATCACCCCGAATCATCATCAATTGGCGCGACGCTTCGGACTCTTCGACCGCTTCTTCGTCAACGCCGAGGTCAGCTCGCAGGGCCACATCTGGTCCACAGCTGCGTACGCCACTGACTACGGCGAAAAAGTGATCCCCTCCGGCTACGCCGGCAAGCGTGCTGACATGGATGGTGAAGAGAGTACTGAGCCGGAGCGCGGCTTCCTGTGGACGCTCGCCAACCGCGAGGGCATCACTTTCCGCGACTACGGCGAGATGGTCCATGGGAACCCGGGCTGGCCGGTGACGCAACACGATTTGGGCGGTGACATAAATCGCGACTACCCACCGATGGATTTCACCACGCCGGATCAAAAGCGCGCCGACGTATGGATTGCCGACCTACAACGTTACGTGCGCGAGGGCAACATGCCGCAACTGGAGTTGTTGTGGCTGCCGATGGACCATCTGGCAGCAGCGCGTCCTGGAAAGTGCACGCCCCGCGCGTGCATGGCCGACAACGACCTCGCGCTCGGACGGATCGTGCAGGCGCTTTCGCATAGCCCCTATTGGAAGGACACGGTGATCTTCGTCGTCGAGGACGACGCGCAAGCCGGACCGGACCACACCGACTCGCACCGCGCACCTTTCTACGCCATCTCGGCCTACAATCGGCCGGGCACGCTGCATCGCTTCATTAATACAACTGACGTGATCGCGGCGATCGAAGACATCCTTGGCATGGGGCGGCTCTCGAAATTCGATTACTTCAGCCGACCGCTGTCCGATATTTTTGCCTCGACCCCTGACCTCGCGCCCTACGATCCACTCACGCCCACGCAGGACCTGAATGAGAAAAATCCGAAGAACACACCGGCTGCACGATTGTCGGAAGGGCTGGACCTCAGCGCCCCCGATCGCGTGGACGACCAGCTCTACAACCGCATTCTATGGCTCATGTTGAAAGGCGACGCGCCGCCGCCAGTCGCGCAGAATCACGCGCCGCTGCACGCTTTACAGTCCAGCAAATAG